One Nicotiana tomentosiformis chromosome 1, ASM39032v3, whole genome shotgun sequence genomic window, GGAAGCGTTTGGGGAGTCTGAAGACCAAAGCGCTTAAGCTACCCGATGATCAAACACGCTTTAATTTCCCAACCACCACCTTACTCTTTCACGCTCTCTACATTTGTATTTATTTAGACTTAGAAAACCACTTCAAATCATTAACTTAGAAGCTACATGCTGATGTCAACAAACCACTTACAACTGATCGTTATGGCTTAGCCTCTAAAATATAGAGAAAACTGGAAATGTCTGCAAAGAACTCACTTCAGAAGATATGTGAAATTTCTCATCTGAAAGTCTtccagaaaaatattttcttctttagAGTACCTGAACCCAAAAACATAGCAAATCTTGAAGTTAAAATGCAGttggaaagaaaaaagagaaacaaTAACATAAACTTTGAAAGATGCACAATTGTTGAAGGTTAAAAGTATAGAAACAATCAGCCATAATCCTTGCAAATGCTATTACTTCCCTTGAGCAAGCCAAAAATCTATACTCTCAATTACTATATCAAACCTCGTACTCCCTCCCCGCCGCAATTTATGTGATGGTGTTTGACTTGGAACGGAGTTTAAGAATgaaagaaagacttttgaaacttgtggtctaaaacaaGCCATAATATTTTGTGACTATAAATCATtacattaagggtaaaatgagaagtttaaagttaaGTTATTTACTAAATATAAAAAGGTATCATTTTTTTTGGGACcgactaaaaaggaaagagtgTTACATAAATTGGGACTGAAAGAGTATCAGTGAAGGAGGAAACCATCCAATTCCAAAATTCTATAATTCTTCTTTAGTAAAAATGTtccaattttttcttttttccggTTCTAATCAAAAGGGATAAGACTTATGGTTTAGGCTAGGGAAGCAATTTTAAAAGATTGAACTTTTCAGAAAGCCCAGGTACTCAAAAGGACTTTCAGACAGCTATCTAGGGTAGCTTTTCTAGTAAGATATTGAATTGTTAAGTGTCTTTTCTCGAGGTTTCAACAGATATAAGTATGCATTAGTAAAGAGTTTAGGGAAAGGAGTTCCTACAAAGGATTTCTTCAAATGAGATCTCATCCCAGAAAAGACCACTAAGTGAATTGCATCAAGATGATCAAGCATACCTCCAAGGATAATTATCTTCACAAAATCGGGATATTCCATTCATCGCTGAAAAAGTGTCAATATGAACCCAGAGTTCATCCGAATTCTTTGTTATACCACCTAGACGAAGATTCACATTTTAAGCAAACAAAACATAAAAGTTAGGAGAAAATCATAAAGTAAAACGAGTTAAGTAATaatccctctgtttcaatttatgtgacgtAGTTTGATTCGGTGCGGAGTTTAAGGAGAAAAAAAgaattttgaaacttgtggtcctAAAAGCTTAAAGGGTAAAAGCTTTGTACGGCCACAACATTTATGTGTCTATAatagcttctcattaagggtaacatggataaaataaaaagtttaaagttaaattgtttctaaaatatagaaatgtgtcattctttttgaaacgtACTAAAAGGAAAGTGTGTCATAtcatttgaaacggagggagtagtaacTAATAGAGGTACATAAAAAATTTAACCTTCTGATGGGGTACATAAATAGAAAAGATAAAAAGAGGAAACCTTTAAATAATGTAGAAAACCACATTATAGCATAACTACTTCGATACAACAGAATATCCACATAATTGTAAGTGCCAGACTGCTTACTCTGCATGGAAGTTGTTAATGTCATTGCTCCAATCAGTTTTTTGTTTTGTTAGATTTACCTTATACCTTACTGCTTTATACCTAAGAATTTTGCTCATTAAGAACAGAATTAAGGCCTTCTCCTAATCCAGGAGTGAGCCAAAAGCGCAACTTTTAACTAGCTTATCCAGATACTACACCTAAGGAATTGTAGTTACAGAACTAAAGTTAAATAAACCTGTGAATTTCCAAATATTCAGCACATTGCAGGAACACTGGCAAGTTACAAAAATTACCTAACTATTAATAGAATCCCAAATAACTGCTTGAGAACtaataaattagtaaaaattagCGCCTCCAGATTAATTATGCAACACCAAGACCTCTTGTTCAGATTTAAAGGCTGTTAGGGAAAGAAACCAGTAAAGAAACAGTTATTTGCATTAAGAAAGGACCACATTTCTTCAATCCTCAAGAACACCGTGAGCATATATAATCATGTGAAGATATTTAAATGAGTACCTTTATGTTGTACATTGCTATCTTACTTGTCCCCAACACTAAGGTACCGGGCATTTTCAGGGACTAGCCCACCTccactcttttcttttcttttttctaataAATGAATGTAGTTAAACAAATGAAAAGGAAGAGGGAAAAAACCAAGACATTAGTTTGTGATTTTTAGTGATTTGAATCTCACAAGTACAAGAGGATCAAGCAGTCCATGGCTCATGTCAATCTCAAAAAAATGTGAATAAAACATAGAGAGAGTGCTCACCTATCCTATGCAGAGGTTTTAGAGCATAACCACTAGGATAGTTTTCGTATGATGCCATGAAAAAAACTGCTGTGCAGGCTAGACTAAAAAGTAAAAAATGTGTCAGAATACACCCAAATAATTCAATCTGCAGTACGAGCAAGTCAGTCCCACCATACCTGCCAAGCATTAATCCCAACATAGCAATGTACAGAAACTTCCAGAAACTCTTTTTCCTGTTATTATACCTGTATAAAGTTGAAATAATGCAACAGAATAAGAACACAAATAATAAAAAACCTTATGCAATATTGGAGAGATTCAAAAAGACAAAACTTCTTTTCTTTGGTATTAGTCAACTTGGGTTTTGGgttcttggggggggggggggggggttggagGACCTATCACGTTGACTAGCTGCATCCAGTCCAATGCTACAACAGCATACTAAAAGCTCAGGCAAAGACTGAAGCACCATGAGAAAGAATTCCCTAGATAATGTCAACAATACATGATATCTAACATCAATGACACATAATGGTGGCATATACAGGTTGATTGATTGCTTAAACGAATCCCAGATCTCCACTTCAGAGTGCAACTAGGAAATGCTATTAGGAGGAAGTTCAAAGTTCTGAATGTGTAACCACTCTTCAGTACTTTACAATGCCAATCATTTATGGTTGAAATAGATTCACAGAGGACCAGCCATATGCTACTCTAAAAAGAGCGACTACACATGTATTTACTCGTATAAAAATGTCTTTTGGAACCCAGTAAAAATTAGATCATGCTAAGCATAAGAAGTAACATACACTCTGCTAGCTGCAACAGCTGCTGCGAAGTTGAAGATGGGAATGGAACTAATTACGAAGCGGAGCTCCTGCAGCATTGACGATATCAAATGAGCAAATTACCAcaacattaacatcaactatacaACTCAAGCACAGAGCTACTAAGCTATACCTTGTGCGGAAGCTTCGAGTACAGTACAACAAACGAGAGAACTGGAAGGATGTAGAAGAAAACCCTTCTGTCCAGTAAAACCCCAAACTGGAAAAAAGTAATATCAAATTCGAGAAAAGAATCAACTGGACCAAGTGAAATAATTGATACCTCAGTCTTTGAATAGCGAAGTAGCATTACTACTTGCAAAATATTAATGGAATGCACAGTTTGCAGTTAGCACTGTCTAGAAATGCAACAGCACGTCGGTTACCTGCCTGTTGCTTTTACGTGAAGCAAGAGGTCATTTCCCTATATTAGTGGCAATCCTTACATGCTAAAAATTTCTGAGGACAAATGAAAAAGGTTCTCTTCAGACTGCTTTTTACTCAAAAGTTTCAGGAACTATTGAGCTATGACTACTTCCAACTTCATTTAATGGGGCTAACTTTATCATTGCATTCTTAAGAGGATTTAGGCCTCAATTGCTGCTTCTCAGATACCTCTGACTATCTTTTTAACGATTTATAGAATGATGGTCCTGACAAATCCCACCATTTTTATAACTGGCATGCATAAGCTGAAATTGTTGCATGAAAAACATATATACCAAAAAAAGTGGGTATGCTGCAAGCAGTGAGCGGGGAAGAGCTGATGTGAAATACCAGTGGAAAGGATGTGTCTGTTCACATTTATTAAGGAACACCAAAAGATATGGAAACCTTTGTTAACAAAAAGTCTAGTTAAAGGAGTTCTACTCGAAAGTTAACATCAATGGCATAATCAAATAAAAAAGGCTGCCTACAAATAAAAGCTTCAGGAATAAATCAAATCTATcagaataatataaaataaaaaggcAAATCACGGAATTCACCGGAGATGCTCACAGCTACCTTTAGCCAGAACATGCAAAGCTGTATGTATATCAAGATTTCCTTTACTGAGAAGAGAAAAAACACATACTTGTGCCGGCAGATACTATGACCATGAGTTATCCAGGTAGAACACCTTGGAAGTACATAGAAACTAAATGCTTAATTACATTTACCAATGCAGGATACGCCCCATTCAGAACTCCGGTTCAAAACAGAGTTGAACCAGAAAACTTCTAGTTCAGGCCACAACAACCTTCTCCAAATGACTGAATCAACAAGAACAGTAAGGCCTGTAATATAGTCAAATTATTGTTTCAAACTTACAGATAACATGACATCCTTATTTCAAAgatttatttcttcttttttttctgatAAACTATATAGCAGATAAACTTGGCCATTACACAAGTTACTTCACCAAATAACTGAGATTCCTTAAATATTGTAGTTCACGAACCTATAGAGAGGGAAGCAGCAGCTAAGCAGGACGTCAGTGCTTTCCAGAAAGAAACCGATTTAGTCTACACGTGAGAAATAAATATCCATATTAGGCAGAATAAGCTGAGTAAGCATACACCGTATAAGGTTATCAAAAATTACAAAGCAATGACACGAAACTAATTCCATACAAAAATTTACTCTGAAAGAATCTATCCACTTCGTTATGCAGTACTCAGTTGGataccttttctttctttttttttttggtcatcCAAAGTTCATTTGAGTTCGTTACTTTCATCCGTACGAACAATTTGTCAAAGCAGTCAGGTCTGACATGAATGCATAAAGTGCATGCAACTCTATGAAAAGAAATAAACATCATGTTCTTGGTGTAAGTGGACAAATCAGTCTTATACAAAATTCTCAATGCGGGAGATGAAAAAGACTAATAAAAGCAGGGACCAGTAACAAAGAGGAGGAAAGCTTTGCCAGCAATTGAGACCGAAATATTTACAAGTTATTACAAAAACATTTGAGATTAAATTGACAAGAAAAGCAGTCAAAATTCCTTTAAAGTGATACAAAACTTCATAGGAAGAACCCAGATCCTGTGGAAACTAATTTGAGCAGACAATAACAATACATATCTAAATTAACACATGACATTATGCATCACTCAcgtgagctcaaatggtaagatTCCTTCCTATCAAGACTAAGTTCAGGTGATGATCCAATTCCTCCACCCAACCTACCATTTCGGGTGGTGCTCCAAAGGGAAATGAAAAATAAAACTCAAAAGAGCAAGTAACGAGTCTTAAGTAGACAATCGTCCAGCTCACCAGCAAGAGCTCCAAACCTAAAGGAGCAATGAGCAGAAGCATGTCGCATCTGAAGACTAATGTTGCAAACACCTGAACCAGAAAACAGACAGTTAATGTGATAACTACAAATAGTCATTCTCTATGGCTGATTTTGTTATTTGCCATAGTAATTTTAATTATTGTTTGACAACGCAGTAATTACTCATCTTTAAATCATTACAGCCGTTTGGACTAGTGAAACTAGGGATAAACTGATTATTTAACTCAGAATTCCTTGCTCTCTGTGGAATTGACACCGGAATCACCAGTCAAATTACATTTGTAGCGACTGCTTATTCTTTTTAGGGTGTAGTGGGCGTGATCAATTGTCTAATTATCCTGGCCTTACTCATTCTTGGCCAATTCCTCAGGTTCGGCTAGCAGGTTTCTAAGATATTTTTAATAGGTATCACAGAAAATTGCACCGGAAAGAGCATTCGGGAGCATTGCTATATTTACAAGAGCCTAGAAAGGGGAtacaaaaacctagaaattgaaaATAGAATACACTTATTGTTTATATAATAATCCACAAGTATTTTAATCCCCGATAGATGTGCCTAATACATCTTTCAATTCCtttattatttttactttttcaatTTTTGGATCATTCACAATTTGCATTAGCAAATAGATAGTTTTTTTCATTGGTTACAACAAGCTTGTTTTCACACCAAATGCCACAAAGCTCACCACTTAGAAAATGTGGACGGAGGCTTTACTTCACTGCTTTTCCTAGTTCCCTTTTTCTACTTCTCTGTTCCCAAAATATATAGCTGACAATGGATAAGTTACTTAAACCTAGAATGACAGTACAAAGTACTGAAGGTGGCACATTTACATCACTTGCAGCTCTAAGGTTAGAATGCAAATGTAAAATGTGATGCATAAGAAGCTAGTAGAAAGCAGAAAACAAGCAGAGAAACTGTACTGGTAGTCTAGCTTATTTACATGGTGCTTTTTGTGCTAAATTATATCTAGTCATCGAAAAACTTGAAGCTCATATATTAcgtaagaaaagaaaatatacaGAAACATTATTTGCTACAAACATGTACTTGAAGATCTGCAAACACATGGCTTCTAGCGAAATCATACTTAATCGTTGTTAAATATGTCATATAAAAATGATTTCATGGTTAAATGGTGAGGCAAACTTACCATGCAATTTAATGCTGCATATAGACTCCCCTTAAACCAATAACCATATGCCAAATTCActagaaaaacaaaacaaattgTGCAATCAATGCTTAAATTTTCCCTGTTAAGAGATGAAATAACTGAGACTGGCAAATTGCATAGAGTGTGAAGTGACTATGTACAAGAGATTAAGGTTTTTGAATTCATTTATTAACAAACTTGCACAACTAAACTGCTAGCTTTAATCAGAAGAAAAGATGATACAGTAATAGCATGTGGTATGATCCATTTTGCGCGAGACACCACAAACATTAGGCAAGATATCAACAAGAAATATTATGGAACAAATAGAACCTTGtttcataaagtgtaatacaatGCTTGGGAGTATAAACTCTGCAAGCCACTGTATAGTTAAGTTGCCGCTACCTTACCATTAGAAATCTCCTGGTGCCCCAATTATCCTTTCTGGTTTGTGGCTTTAGAGGGAAATATAATACTACCCAGAaacttttttcttcattttttttaagTTTTTGTGAGATTATAGAGTTGTCACATTCATAATTTGACGAACATGGGTGTTCTCTACTTCCAGCAAGACTACTGCATTTCAAGTGGATTTTCAGATCCAGCTTGAGATCATCATCAGCCTACAAGTGATGAAGGGCAGAGAACGGTAGGACACTTTTCAAGGGAGAGATCAAGACCTTTTAATTAAaacctagttttttttttttttttataaggtaaattgtattaatcaaaagggagagaacTCCCGTGTACACGAAGTATACCAAAgacgtagagaatttacatcagaacatgattctctacaaaagacgccccatcttctatacaagtaggggctaaatgagtgcactaaaaagcgatcaaagataaaagactattcttaagatgtgaaaaaggagactcaatctcctcaaaagctctcctatttctctccccccatactacccacatgagagctaacggggcgaatttccacgccttttgctttcttcttctacgAAAACCGCCCCAACTATataacatttcctttacagtgcttggcatcacccattgaacaccaaaaagattcaggattgACCTCCACAATGCAgaggacacagggcaatgcaacataaggtgatcaacttcttccccagagcttttacacatgtagcaccaactaacaagtgtaattcccctctttcggagattttcatcagtcaagatcactcccttgccgctagccatgcaaaaaaacacaccttcgtgggcgccctaggaatccagatcgaggagtatggaaaagtggtctcctctctcaccaacatactctggtaaaaggactttacggtgaacaaaccaTCGCCACGCAAGCCCCATCTCCAATAGTCGCAGGATGGCTGGAGCATGTCTTGCCCGTATAGCAGTGCCAACAAGACTTGAagctccgcaatctcccaatcttgcatgttcctcctgaatgagaggtcccatactacccccttcatgctccttgcgaatctgttggaccatcagttccttctggtttgaaactctgaagacgtCGGGGAAGGAGACCCTCAGAGTATCCTCTCCACACCACCtatgattccaaaagctgattctccttccatcccccaccctgtaagtgatgttgccactgaatgcttcccaattcttcatgatactcctccacatgccacacccgaaaggtgttgtgatcgccttggtcctccaaccccctcccGTTTCGTACTATTCTACTATGATctccctccatagagcatgctcttctaccccgaatctccacaTCCACTTTCCCATTAAAGCTCTGTTAAATACCCTAAGATCTTTCactccaagtccaccccacttttttggggaagtgactgtctgccaatttactagatgaaactttctagttccatccgCTGCATCCCACAGAAAGTTCCTTTGAAGTCGCTCCAGTTTTTTTGTGATGCTCATCGGTGCCTGCAACAGGGATAAGTAATAGGTGGGCATACTCGATAAAGTGCTTTAGATAAGCACTTCCTTACCTCCTTTTGACAAATACCGTTTCTGCCACCCTGCTAATCTTTTTTCAACCCGCTCGATCACTGGATTCCAAACCGTAGTATCCTTATATGAAGCGCCCAAAGGGAGACCCAGGTAAGTAGTGGGAAGGGAGCCCACCTTGCATCTGAGAACACCAGACAAGGCATCAATATTAGTAACCTCACCTACCGGgaaaatctcacacttgccgatgttgattttgagtcctgaaactaactgaaaccactgcaggacctgcttcaggtaggtcaattgatccatatcggcatcacagaaaaccagtgtgtcatccgcaaaaagcaAATGTGAGACTCTTCGGGCACTGAGCACCCCAATCGGAGCTGAGAATCCTCTCAAGAAACCTCCGCCCGCCGCACGATCCATCATTTTGCTCAGAGcatccatcactagaatgaataacatgggggatagggggtcaccttgcctgagacccctggagctgccaaagaaaccacacgggctaccattaaccaggacagagaatctgactgaggaaatgcagaactttatccatcccctccatctttccccaaaccCCATCCGCATCATAATGAAGTCCAGGAACTTCCAATTGACATGGTCGAAAGCCTTCTCAAGATCTAACTTGCATAGTAAGCCgggttctctatttttccttctggaATCTACAAGTTCATTTGCCACCAAGGCAGCATTCAGGATCTGCCTACCTTCCACAAACGCATTCTGGGAGGACGAAACAGTCATGTCAAGAACCTTTTTAAGTCTGTTGGAAAgcactttagaaataatcttgtaaatgctccccacTAGACTGATAGGCATGTAGTCTCTGATACAAGATGCACCTTCTTTCTTAGGCACAATAGTAATAAAGGAAGCATTGATACTTCTCTCGAAAACACCATTCGCATGGAAGTATTCAATGGCTTCCATCAACTCCTCCTTGATGGTGTCCCAAAAGAGCTGAAAGAAAGCCAAGGAGAAACCATCAGGCCCGAGGGCCTTATCACCAGCACAACACGACACAGCCTCGTGCACCGCCTCCTCCTCGAAAACCCTTTCTAGCCAGTCGCCGTCTCCCTCCCCTATATGGTTGAACTCTATTCCCCCCAAAGTCGGCCTCCAACTAACTTCCTCTTTATATAAGTTCTCATAAAACCCCGCTATCGCCCCTTTTACCTCCCTTCTCTCCCTCAATCCTCACCCCATCCACGACTAAGGACTCTATGAAGTTTCTCCTTCGATTTGCGACCGCCACCCTATGGAAATACTTGGTATTCGAATCTCCCTCCTTTAGCCAGAGCGCCCTCGATTTTTGCCGCCAACTAGTCTCCTGAGCTATTGCTAACTCGACTATTTCCCTCTTAACCTCCCCCAATCTCTCTTTCTCAGATTCGTCTAACTCCCCGCCCCTTCCCCTCTTTCTAAATCCCCCAATTCATGCATAAGCTCCCTCATTTTAACCTCTACCCTCCCAAAAACCTCCTTATTCTACCTAATAATATCTCCCTTGAGCAATTTGAGTTTCTTCGAAAGACGGTATGAAGGTGTCCCTGATACCCCATAGCTTGTCCACCATTCTTTCACCTTGTCACAGAATCCTGGCACTTTCAACCACATGTTTTCGAATCGGAAGGGAGCACGCACCCCCATCCCTCTGCATCCATCTAGCAAAATAGGCAAATGATCTGAAGTCAGCCTAGGTAAAGGAATCTGCAGCACATTCGGCACCAGCTCATCCCATGAGGGAGATGTCAGGAATCTATCAATTCTAGACCTTGAGTTGGAATCCTCCGCCCTGGCCCAAGTAAACCTTTCCCCTGACAGAGGAAGGTCAATGAGAAAGTGATCATTGATGAAGTCAGAAAACTCTTCCATGGCCCTCGAAATCACATTACCCCTTAATCTCTCCTCCGGGAATCTAATAGTGTTAAAGTCTCCCCCTAGAACCCATGGAATGTCCCATTCCCCATAATATTGGCCAGTTCCTCCCAAAAAGACACATTGGACCCTTCCCCTACCGGCCCATACACTCCCGAAAATCCCCACTCCACCCCACTCACTCTATCTTTGACGAGAGCTGCCAAAGAGAAAACTCTCTTCCTAATCTCCTTTACCTCCAAGCTTCTATCATCCCACATAAGTAGGATGCCCCTGGCACTTCCCACTGCTGGGATCCAGTCATATTTCACCCAGCTACTTCCCCAGACACTTCTCACGATCGCATCCGACAAAACTTCCATTTTGGTCTCCTGAAAACAAACTAGGTTGGCACCCCACTCCCTAACTCCCACTTTGATGATGACCCTTTTGTTTGGATCATTCATCCCCCTCACATTCCATGAAAGGATCTTAACTTCCATAAGCAACAATAGCCCCCATTTCCCCACCCCTCCTAGCCGAGGTCCCTTTCTCTTTGTCACACACTCGCCCCCTTCAGTAGGGTAGCATGGCGGAAGAGAGCACGGAACCCTTGGCGGCATATTAACTGAAAATACTGGTCCGACACTAACATCAATTGGGGCATGCTCAACAATCTccctagaagaagaagaagctttaAGTGTGGCCTCAGCACAACTAAGCCCAGGAGCAGGTGAGGGGTTGATGGAACCGGGTGCATCAGAGGCGGGGTGCCGTGGATTAACAGCACCATCCTTAGCCGGTTCTGCCCCTGCAGCAGCGACCATCGTAGAGGGGCACATGTCACTAGAGCTCGGTGAAGGAGTGCCACTGTGTAAAGCACCTTGGCCAGAGGAAGGAGGAACGACTGTTCCCATATGCTTAGGAGCCTTATCATGCGCAGCTTGAAATAAACTGGGCCCCTTAGGATCAATTCTAATGGAATTGGGGAAAGTTGTTGGGCCCATGTGAGGAGGCCCAGGCCTATACTTGCTGAAAGCATGCCCGGCCCTATGATAAGTAGAAGAGGACCGTCCCATTCTGCCTTTCCAGCCCGCCTCACTGACCCATTCACGTCTTCTCCTCCTGTTAAAATTTTGTCTTCCTCCCCCAATTTCAAACCTCCCGTCTCTTCTCGATCTAACGTTTGATTCCGGCTTAATCCAGTGATCCGGTGAACCCTCCATTCCCCTCAGAGACTGATTTCCCCTCCCCTCCCTTCTATCTGACCTTCCCTTTTCTTCCGTCGCTATCACAGGCATAAAGATAGGGCGAATTCAAGGCTCAACCAAACCCTATAACTCAAGTAGCCATCTTCCACCACAGTGTTGACCACCAATGTTTCGCCAGTGAAGCGAGGGTCAAGACACCCATCATGCTCCACCCATCTGTCTAGATTTAAAAAGTTCCCATCGAACCACCTGTTTCCTCTGACAAGAATTTCCGAAGGTTGAGACTTGTCAACAAAATGAAAGAGATATTGAGTGTCCCCCAATTGCGATATTTTCAGCCCGTCCTTGACGTTCCATGCCTCTGCTGCCCAGTTCCTAACAGCCTCCGGAGAACCAACCCATTTGGAGAAAGACCCAATGAGACTAGATTCCAAGAAACCCTTGCGCCTGAGGGTGTGCTCCTCGGACAGCGTGAAGTGCGGCTCCTGTCCTACGTCGAATTTTCGATGGCATCTTCCCCCAAGTTCTAGGGCTGGCCAAGAGACAGCTTTCATAAAAGACATGTTTTCCAGTTTTCTAGATTCTAGAGAGAAAAAAGGGCTTATCTCTGTACAATCCATCATATTCTAAATGCGGCTGTCCCGGAAAAACTGGCAGGAAAAAGCCTCAATAGTTGGGATAACAGTATTCACAGTGGGTGAAAACAGTATATATGAAGGGAGGAAGGTTTTCTTGTACTGAACAAAGGAAACAATCGTCAGAAACTGGGTTTTAAAGGCCGGAAAAAGAAAAAGtcgtcggaatttggtgaaactgGCACGGGATGGCTCGGAAATGCCTCGAGAAGAGGCTGTCTGAAGAAAAAAATTTGAAAAGTCGCCGGAAAAGGccacacgcgccggcgcgtggctGAAATCTCGCCGGAAAGACAAGCGAGTTGGCGGCGCGTGAGGGCGCATGAGAGCTCAGTTGCCGGAGAAATTTACTGGAGTTTGGACGCGGGGAGCTTGGCTCTTGATGGGTGTGGTGGAAAATTAGGAAGAAGAAGAGATGGAAGAGGCTCGGCCATAGGAAGCACTGTTGCGAAGGCACTGTTGCGATTAGGGCACTAAGCGCATCCATTCCTAACGTGCCTTACAAAGAGGCCAAGCATGGCCTTATTTTGCACAATTGTTAAGCGCAGAGTTAATTTTGTGGATTCTTTCGTACTAATAGAGGAACACATGGGCCTTACAGACTGAAGGGGAAAGGTTATAAAAAAATCCTAGAATTAGGTCCCGTCTAACTTTTTCTATTATCTAGCATTAGCTTACTAGCTTGCTTCTCAGGAAGTATGGGCATAATTTTGGGATTGATCAAAAAGAAAGATTAACATTCAATTCGAATGGAGAAATAGTAAGCTAATTTAGTAATGAAAAAGTATGAATTTACCAATACTGACCTAAAGCAAATGCCAGTATATTTGGAAGAGGACGAGTGCAATAGAACAGTAAATGAAACTGTAATGCTGTCAGGATAACAA contains:
- the LOC104098178 gene encoding dol-P-Man:Man(7)GlcNAc(2)-PP-Dol alpha-1,6-mannosyltransferase isoform X1 — encoded protein: MARKSDKFLELYGYDLVLGSIAAFYVFTVPYTKVEESFNVQAMHDILYHRHQIEKYDHLEFPGVVPRTFVGAFLVSILASPVVLLMNLLHLPKLYSLYAVRLVLGGIVLSTLRFFRIQIKKKFGSQVEAFFVILTALQFHLLFYCTRPLPNILAFALVNLAYGYWFKGSLYAALNCMVFATLVFRCDMLLLIAPLGLELLLTKSVSFWKALTSCLAAASLSIGLTVLVDSVIWRRLLWPELEVFWFNSVLNRSSEWGTHPFHWYFTSALPRSLLAAYPLFLFGVLLDRRVFFYILPVLSFVVLYSKLPHKELRFVISSIPIFNFAAAVAASRVYNNRKKSFWKFLYIAMLGLMLGSLACTAVFFMASYENYPSGYALKPLHRIGGITKNSDELWVHIDTFSAMNGISRFCEDNYPWRYSKEENIFLEDFQMRNFTYLLNENFYIKGFKCLMSVDGFSRVRVRIGFPPISLVKGPKVFIHGNIRNTDIINRSWPGCPVIP
- the LOC104098178 gene encoding dol-P-Man:Man(7)GlcNAc(2)-PP-Dol alpha-1,6-mannosyltransferase isoform X2; protein product: MARKSDKFLELYGYDLVLGSIAAFYVFTVPYTKVEESFNVQAMHDILYHRHQIEKYDHLEFPGVVPRTFVGAFLVSILASPVVLLMNLLHLPKLYSLYAVRLVLGGIVLSTLRFFRIQIKKKFGSQVEAFFVILTALQFHLLFYCTRPLPNILAFALVNLAYGYWFKGSLYAALNCMTKSVSFWKALTSCLAAASLSIGLTVLVDSVIWRRLLWPELEVFWFNSVLNRSSEWGTHPFHWYFTSALPRSLLAAYPLFLFGVLLDRRVFFYILPVLSFVVLYSKLPHKELRFVISSIPIFNFAAAVAASRVYNNRKKSFWKFLYIAMLGLMLGSLACTAVFFMASYENYPSGYALKPLHRIGGITKNSDELWVHIDTFSAMNGISRFCEDNYPWRYSKEENIFLEDFQMRNFTYLLNENFYIKGFKCLMSVDGFSRVRVRIGFPPISLVKGPKVFIHGNIRNTDIINRSWPGCPVIP